A window from Gemmatimonadales bacterium encodes these proteins:
- a CDS encoding regulatory protein RecX: MTLPIITAVEPDPRRPGTVRLAIDGVKFGAVPREFASAAGLAVGKPVVPELQPRLTQAADAEAAFHTVLRALERRSFARRDLERRLLRKGHPRPAVEAALARGAEMGLLEDGAFARDFVRTRAARGRGPGRLMRDLLAMGVDRGHIDRALAAEWPEGADRTRVPQALAAKRAAQLGDLPRPVKRRRILAYLARRGFTGHDISDIVAKVVA; the protein is encoded by the coding sequence GTGACCCTGCCGATCATCACCGCCGTCGAGCCGGATCCCCGCCGGCCAGGCACGGTCCGCCTCGCCATCGACGGCGTGAAGTTCGGGGCCGTACCGCGGGAGTTCGCTTCCGCGGCCGGCCTCGCGGTGGGGAAGCCGGTAGTTCCGGAGCTGCAACCGCGTCTGACCCAGGCGGCGGATGCGGAGGCGGCGTTTCACACGGTGCTCCGCGCACTGGAGCGACGCTCGTTCGCCCGGCGAGACCTGGAGCGACGGCTGCTGCGGAAGGGTCATCCTCGTCCGGCCGTCGAGGCGGCATTGGCCCGTGGGGCGGAAATGGGCTTGCTGGAGGATGGGGCGTTCGCGCGGGACTTCGTGCGCACCCGCGCCGCGCGCGGCCGGGGTCCCGGCCGCCTGATGCGCGATCTCCTGGCCATGGGAGTCGACCGCGGCCACATCGACCGCGCGCTCGCGGCCGAGTGGCCGGAGGGGGCCGATCGCACCAGGGTGCCGCAGGCGCTGGCTGCCAAGCGGGCCGCCCAGCTGGGCGATCTGCCGCGGCCGGTCAAGCGCCGCCGCATTCTCGCCTATCTCGCGCGCCGTGGCTTCACCGGGCACGACATCTCCGACATCGTCGCTAAGGTGGTGGCCTGA
- the alaS gene encoding alanine--tRNA ligase translates to MIRRLFLEFFVAQGHREVPSSSLVPADDPTLLFTNAGMVQFKRTFLGQEQREYSRATTCQKCVRAGGKHNDLEQVGHTKRHHTFFEMLGNFSFGDYFKREAVAYAWEFVTGTRYLGIPADRLRVTVHHTDDEARGYWREIAGLPDHRIYGLGDEDNFWQMGDTGPCGPCSEIYVDLEWRPGEAPAEIPQAEFERLAEEGRFLEIWNLVFMQFDRSADGTLTPLPKPSVDTGAGLERIAAVMQGEDDNFHTDAFLPIIERVGELVGRPYDRAADERASYRVLADHARAVSFLLADGVYPSNEGRGYVLRRILRRAVRHAWLLGRREPTLAPLTEVVVEQMGGVYPELVAKESYLQEVTQTEELRFLETIEGGLKRLEEIFASGAKAIPGEDVFKLYDTFGFPIDLTEIIAGERGVTVDVAGFERALEEQRARSRAARVTPATGLLIVTGQAPAVHTSKAGKWRSLKRGKQKFVGYQSTEADTDILAFRQEGPRVDLILRENPFYAESGGQVSDVGAVSGQGWTLPVDTVRKDPKGTVVSGRFAEEFAPEPLLAAVDAPRRHDIERNHSATHLVHYALRKHLGSHVRQQGSLVEPDRLRFDFSHHAPIDSGTLHSIEAAVNELLLANTPVTTREMPYADALALGAMAFFSEKYGDRVRVVQMGPSIELCGGTHVRSTGQIGTFRFSAQTGVAAGVRRIEAVTGTGALRAIRELEQRLAQVAETLKAQPEHLVRRVEQLLEERQRLEARLAEALKAGAGASAAGEVVDVDGVQLTMAETTTEDRDEAGQIADRFREGKRSAVLVQFSTTGRGAIHVALTDDLVSAGRKAGDLVNRIAAVSGGRGGGRPHFASAGAGDPGKLTAARAATPGLVSAWLANRPVAESVGA, encoded by the coding sequence ATGATCCGACGCCTGTTTCTGGAATTCTTCGTCGCCCAGGGGCACCGAGAGGTGCCTTCTTCGTCGTTGGTACCGGCGGACGATCCGACGCTCCTGTTCACCAACGCGGGCATGGTGCAGTTCAAGCGCACCTTCCTGGGCCAGGAGCAGCGGGAGTACAGTCGTGCCACCACCTGCCAGAAGTGTGTGCGGGCCGGCGGCAAGCACAACGATCTCGAGCAGGTGGGCCACACCAAACGGCACCACACGTTTTTCGAGATGCTGGGCAACTTCTCCTTCGGCGACTACTTCAAGCGCGAGGCGGTCGCCTACGCCTGGGAGTTCGTCACCGGCACCAGGTATCTCGGCATTCCCGCCGACCGGCTGCGGGTCACGGTCCACCACACCGACGATGAGGCGCGGGGCTACTGGCGCGAGATCGCGGGCTTGCCGGACCATCGGATCTACGGTCTGGGCGACGAGGACAACTTCTGGCAGATGGGCGATACCGGGCCGTGCGGCCCCTGCAGCGAGATCTACGTCGACCTGGAGTGGCGGCCGGGCGAAGCGCCGGCCGAGATCCCCCAGGCCGAGTTCGAGCGGCTTGCGGAGGAGGGCCGGTTTCTGGAGATCTGGAACCTGGTCTTCATGCAATTCGACCGATCGGCCGATGGCACGCTCACACCGCTGCCCAAGCCGTCGGTCGACACCGGCGCCGGGCTCGAGCGGATCGCCGCGGTCATGCAAGGAGAGGACGACAACTTCCACACCGACGCGTTCCTGCCGATCATCGAGCGGGTGGGCGAGCTGGTCGGACGCCCCTACGACCGGGCCGCCGACGAGCGCGCCTCCTATCGGGTGCTGGCCGATCATGCGCGGGCGGTGAGCTTTCTGCTCGCCGACGGCGTCTACCCCAGCAACGAAGGCCGGGGCTACGTGCTCCGCCGCATCCTCCGGCGCGCGGTGCGGCACGCCTGGCTGCTCGGCCGGCGGGAGCCCACGCTCGCCCCGCTCACCGAAGTGGTGGTCGAGCAGATGGGTGGAGTGTACCCGGAGCTCGTGGCCAAGGAGTCATACCTGCAGGAGGTGACGCAAACCGAGGAGCTCCGCTTCCTCGAGACCATCGAGGGCGGCCTCAAGCGGCTGGAGGAGATCTTCGCCTCCGGCGCCAAAGCCATCCCCGGCGAGGACGTCTTCAAGCTGTACGACACCTTCGGCTTCCCGATCGATCTGACCGAGATCATCGCCGGGGAGCGGGGGGTCACGGTGGATGTGGCCGGGTTTGAGCGGGCGCTGGAGGAACAGCGGGCGCGTTCTCGGGCGGCACGAGTGACCCCCGCGACTGGGTTGCTCATCGTGACTGGGCAGGCTCCAGCCGTCCACACATCCAAGGCAGGCAAGTGGCGTAGCCTCAAGCGTGGCAAGCAGAAGTTCGTCGGCTATCAGAGTACCGAGGCCGACACCGACATCCTCGCCTTCCGGCAGGAGGGCCCGCGGGTGGACCTGATCCTGCGGGAGAACCCGTTCTACGCCGAATCCGGTGGCCAGGTGAGCGACGTCGGCGCCGTGTCGGGGCAGGGGTGGACCCTGCCCGTGGACACGGTGCGGAAAGACCCCAAGGGAACTGTCGTGTCCGGGAGATTCGCCGAGGAGTTCGCCCCCGAGCCGCTGCTCGCCGCGGTCGATGCGCCGCGCCGGCACGACATCGAGCGGAACCACAGCGCCACCCACCTGGTTCACTACGCGCTCCGGAAGCACCTGGGTTCCCACGTGCGCCAGCAGGGCTCGCTGGTCGAGCCGGACCGGCTGCGGTTCGACTTCTCGCATCATGCGCCCATCGACTCGGGCACCCTGCACTCGATCGAGGCGGCGGTGAACGAGCTGCTGCTTGCCAACACTCCCGTCACCACTCGCGAGATGCCCTACGCCGACGCCCTCGCGCTCGGCGCCATGGCCTTCTTCTCCGAGAAGTACGGTGACCGAGTCCGGGTGGTGCAGATGGGTCCGTCGATCGAGCTCTGCGGCGGGACCCACGTGCGGAGCACCGGTCAGATCGGCACCTTCCGCTTCTCGGCGCAGACCGGCGTCGCCGCCGGCGTGCGGCGCATCGAGGCGGTCACCGGCACCGGCGCGCTTCGGGCCATCCGAGAGCTGGAGCAGCGTCTGGCCCAGGTGGCGGAGACCCTCAAGGCGCAGCCCGAGCACCTGGTGCGCCGGGTGGAGCAGCTCCTGGAGGAGCGGCAGCGGTTGGAGGCCCGGCTGGCGGAGGCGCTCAAGGCCGGGGCGGGCGCTTCCGCGGCCGGAGAAGTCGTGGACGTGGACGGAGTGCAGCTCACCATGGCCGAGACGACCACCGAGGACCGTGACGAGGCGGGCCAGATCGCCGATCGCTTCCGCGAGGGCAAGCGGAGCGCTGTGCTGGTCCAGTTCAGCACCACCGGTCGCGGTGCCATCCACGTGGCCCTCACCGACGATCTGGTGAGCGCCGGCCGGAAAGCGGGTGACCTGGTGAATCGCATCGCCGCGGTGAGCGGTGGCCGGGGTGGTGGTCGCCCGCACTTCGCCTCCGCGGGGGCCGGCGACCCTGGCAAACTGACGGCCGCGCGCGCAGCCACGCCGGGTCTGGTCTCCGCCTGGCTGGCCAATCGACCAGTTGCTGAAAGCGTCGGCGCCTGA
- a CDS encoding CpsB/CapC family capsule biosynthesis tyrosine phosphatase, with protein sequence MIDLHCHLLPGVDDGSRSVEQSVGVLREMGRLGVTDVCLTPHVRSSETSRGPNPRHEDAFRALSAKAPASPRLHRGAEVMLDRPLAGDTEATRPFSLGGTRYILVEFPRMVALDTVNNALSRIAETGWVSVLAHPERYTCCSPDAVALWRELGARMQVDATTLLSPQARGHRARELVSLGLADIMAADNHGDKRTIAAGIGFLVEQDGEEQAQLLAVQNPGAILRDEPLVPVPPIKLKQSLMQKIRQLLEGDE encoded by the coding sequence GTGATCGACCTCCACTGCCACTTGCTGCCCGGTGTGGATGACGGGTCTCGCTCGGTGGAGCAATCGGTCGGAGTGCTGCGTGAAATGGGCCGGCTCGGGGTCACCGACGTCTGCCTTACCCCTCATGTTCGCTCCAGCGAGACGTCCCGGGGTCCGAACCCGCGGCACGAGGACGCCTTTCGGGCGCTGAGCGCAAAGGCCCCCGCCTCACCCCGGCTGCACCGTGGCGCGGAGGTGATGCTGGATCGGCCGCTGGCAGGTGATACCGAGGCCACCCGACCGTTTAGCCTTGGCGGCACGCGGTACATTCTGGTCGAGTTTCCCCGGATGGTGGCGCTAGACACCGTGAACAACGCGCTCAGCCGGATCGCGGAGACCGGGTGGGTGTCGGTGCTCGCCCACCCCGAACGGTACACCTGCTGCTCCCCCGACGCGGTTGCCCTCTGGCGGGAGCTGGGCGCGCGGATGCAGGTCGATGCGACCACGCTGCTCTCTCCCCAGGCGCGGGGACATCGGGCTCGGGAGCTGGTATCGCTCGGACTGGCCGACATCATGGCGGCCGACAATCACGGGGACAAACGGACCATCGCCGCCGGCATCGGCTTCCTGGTCGAACAGGACGGCGAGGAGCAAGCGCAGCTGCTGGCGGTTCAAAATCCCGGGGCGATTCTGCGAGACGAGCCGCTCGTCCCGGTGCCGCCGATCAAGCTCAAGCAGTCCCTGATGCAGAAGATCCGGCAGCTGCTCGAGGGCGACGAGTGA
- a CDS encoding SIS domain-containing protein, with protein sequence MSRSRVEEGLDQLAHLATASKSLSAQVADLAARYAAVLRDGGTLYFCGNGGSAADAQHLATEYIVRFRVARRPFAAVALTTDASLLTAAGNDLGFEQIFARQVDALCGPGDLLVLHSTSGRSPNLMAAARAARARGAGTAAFLGRDGGPLAAEVDQAVVVRSDETSQIQVMHMALEHLIVELVEDELLRGS encoded by the coding sequence GTGAGTCGCTCCCGGGTGGAGGAGGGACTCGACCAGCTGGCCCACCTGGCCACCGCGAGCAAGTCGTTGAGTGCGCAGGTGGCCGACCTGGCCGCGCGCTACGCTGCCGTGCTCCGGGACGGGGGCACCCTCTACTTCTGTGGGAACGGCGGAAGCGCGGCGGATGCGCAGCATCTGGCCACCGAGTACATCGTGCGCTTCAGGGTCGCCCGGCGGCCGTTCGCCGCCGTCGCGCTCACCACCGACGCCTCGCTCCTCACCGCCGCCGGGAACGACCTCGGCTTCGAGCAGATCTTTGCCCGCCAGGTCGACGCCCTCTGCGGGCCGGGCGACCTGCTGGTGCTCCACAGTACCAGCGGCCGGAGCCCCAACCTGATGGCCGCGGCCCGAGCGGCGCGGGCGCGCGGCGCTGGCACGGCCGCCTTCCTTGGTCGCGATGGCGGGCCGCTCGCGGCGGAGGTAGATCAGGCCGTCGTCGTGCGGTCGGACGAGACCAGCCAGATCCAGGTGATGCACATGGCGCTGGAGCACCTCATCGTCGAGCTGGTGGAGGACGAATTGCTCCGCGGCTCGTGA
- a CDS encoding asparaginase, with amino-acid sequence MIHLLFTGGTISMQRDPAAGGNVPTHGGETLVGFAPGLQRLGEYRVENWAKLPACHLGPDRLWALRERVRAVAESGEVKGIVVTHGTDTIEETAYLLGRTLDPRIPVAITGAMRTSSDAGWDGPRNLTDAATVAASPASQGRGAMVVFNGEVFSGVTAVKTHATDLAAFSAPHAGPIGRVAGGTVTYHAPVPPKLPPPTPRNGLSADVGLVPVVVGDDGRMLDHARPHQAGVVVVAFGAGNVPPGAVPAMSRWLDEGKPVVLASRCPFGEVIPVYAFDGGGARTVAMGVIPAGPRTPSQARMELTIALSAGVPYGM; translated from the coding sequence ATGATTCATCTGCTCTTCACCGGCGGGACGATCTCCATGCAACGGGACCCGGCGGCGGGCGGCAATGTTCCCACCCATGGGGGCGAGACACTGGTGGGCTTCGCGCCCGGACTCCAGCGGCTGGGAGAGTACCGGGTGGAGAATTGGGCCAAGCTGCCCGCCTGCCATCTCGGGCCCGACCGTCTGTGGGCGCTGCGCGAGCGGGTGCGCGCGGTCGCGGAATCCGGCGAAGTCAAGGGGATCGTGGTCACCCACGGAACCGATACCATCGAAGAAACCGCGTACCTGCTCGGCCGGACGCTCGATCCGCGGATCCCCGTCGCCATCACCGGCGCGATGCGCACCTCGAGCGATGCCGGCTGGGACGGTCCCCGCAATCTCACGGACGCGGCTACCGTGGCCGCGAGTCCCGCGAGCCAAGGCCGCGGTGCCATGGTCGTCTTCAACGGCGAGGTGTTCTCCGGGGTCACCGCGGTCAAGACCCACGCGACCGATCTGGCCGCGTTCTCCGCGCCGCACGCCGGACCGATCGGCAGGGTTGCGGGGGGAACGGTGACGTATCACGCGCCGGTGCCACCGAAGCTGCCGCCCCCGACTCCACGGAACGGCCTCTCGGCCGACGTCGGGCTGGTTCCGGTGGTCGTAGGCGATGACGGACGCATGCTCGATCATGCGCGTCCGCACCAAGCCGGGGTCGTGGTGGTCGCCTTCGGCGCAGGTAACGTCCCGCCCGGGGCGGTACCCGCCATGAGCCGCTGGCTGGACGAAGGAAAGCCGGTCGTGCTCGCGAGCCGGTGCCCGTTCGGCGAGGTGATCCCTGTCTACGCCTTCGACGGCGGCGGTGCTCGCACCGTGGCGATGGGAGTGATCCCCGCCGGTCCCAGGACGCCCTCCCAGGCCCGGATGGAGCTCACGATCGCGCTCTCCGCCGGCGTGCCCTACGGCATGTGA